A single genomic interval of Burkholderia cepacia ATCC 25416 harbors:
- a CDS encoding cellulose synthase subunit BcsC-related outer membrane protein translates to MRRPLKRAAPHVAGFAWLASSVCAAAPGTAPGTTMASSATPAAAASADAQRQLETARMWGVKHRDDLARDALRKGLLIAPGDPELLAEQVRVLLRLGDAKGAQASLARLQAQSPNAPATRRVADEYRVATSGRGEMAQIRLLARSGRADEAARRIVALFPNGAPEGALGAEYYQIVSNAPGGREPAIAALRRAVAADPQDTSAAMALVRLLNQRADTRPEANRLAWALAKRADADHTEAMAQWRRVLQSAGSDPAYLDALHAYLVLVPDDTEFVDRAAALDRQRDAQRRLERNPDYIAQQRGLQALARGDLAGADPLLTRAARARADDADAVGGLGLLRLREGRHDEARALFTRAATLATDQRGKWQGLARTAQFWGLLAQGRAAAAAGRPQDAERAARAALAMQPDSPDAKLQLADALLAQRDWARAEPLLRELLAARSPSLAAVRDTATLYQNTSRADRIGPLLDALQGRVTGRDGQHALDGLRADLLADQARALADKGERGPAAQRYEAAVRAAPDAPWTRFALARLYRDMGLPQLGRTVMDDGLAQGATPEMRYATALYRNSLDDVAGAQAALAPVDDAHRTDGMRALARKLDAQRALADARDALARGDRTAFAASLAQAQASAPDDPDMLAAIGAQWIDAGEPDRGLAPLHDWIAAHPREADTDVRLRYGDLLGGAGRDDALAAWLDTLRREPSLTPAQTARIEDQSLRLVLRETDDAIARQDYAQARKLLDRASPAGRADKRHALERADLERAQGRYDAARDALAPVVARTPDDADTQLALARIDEDSGNRAAALARVQAVLARTPDDDVDTQLSAVRRLNALRRADEAAQVTDRLHAAYPARADVTVAAGRVAEAQGRYDDAASLYRLSQSQERATGVSPGRDGLTPAQAAFADLEQRRNPEIETGWTPAYKSGDEGISSYRAQQVPIYMQMPVRYDGHVFAQIDTVHLDPGTLDTSNPNAYSLKTFGTFAALRAQNALTPASIANPPGSLHQSTTGVALGAGYLSDAWRVDLGTSPLGFPVHYLVGGVRYRFDAGPASFSVNASRRPETSSVLSYAGMRDPWTGAVWGGVRRDGVNLRASVDVGRTNLFAELGAGVLSGRNVERNAEVTLRTGFTVPVYERATMKVSTGLVGNAWHYAQNLRYYTYGQGGYYSPQRYLSLGVPIEWAGRHDALSWDLTVTGGISNSYEKDSLYYPTFSDQRAAQVAAGFVYAGSSTRGVSFSYGVNGIVEYRVNPHLSVGAQLHVDRSHDYAPSSALVYLRYAFDARAQRSWLVTPTPVRLYSDY, encoded by the coding sequence GTGCGCCGCCCGCTGAAGCGCGCCGCGCCGCATGTGGCGGGATTCGCGTGGCTCGCGTCGTCGGTATGCGCGGCGGCGCCGGGCACCGCGCCGGGCACGACGATGGCATCCTCCGCGACGCCGGCGGCCGCCGCGTCCGCCGATGCGCAGCGCCAGCTCGAAACCGCGCGGATGTGGGGCGTCAAGCATCGCGACGACCTGGCGCGCGACGCGCTGCGCAAGGGGCTGCTGATCGCGCCGGGCGATCCCGAGCTGCTGGCCGAACAGGTTCGCGTGCTGCTGCGGCTCGGCGACGCGAAAGGCGCGCAGGCCTCGCTCGCGCGCCTGCAGGCACAGTCGCCGAATGCGCCCGCCACGCGGCGGGTCGCCGACGAATATCGCGTCGCGACGAGCGGGCGCGGCGAGATGGCGCAGATCCGTCTGCTCGCGCGCAGCGGCCGTGCCGACGAGGCGGCACGGCGGATCGTCGCGCTGTTTCCGAACGGTGCGCCGGAGGGCGCGCTCGGCGCCGAGTACTACCAGATCGTGTCGAATGCGCCGGGCGGGCGCGAGCCGGCGATCGCCGCGCTGCGCCGCGCGGTCGCGGCCGATCCGCAGGACACGAGCGCGGCGATGGCGCTCGTGCGGCTCCTGAACCAGCGTGCCGACACGCGGCCGGAGGCGAACCGGCTCGCGTGGGCGCTCGCGAAGCGCGCGGACGCCGACCATACGGAGGCAATGGCGCAGTGGCGGCGCGTGCTGCAGTCGGCCGGCAGCGATCCCGCGTATCTCGATGCGCTGCATGCGTACCTCGTGCTCGTGCCGGACGACACCGAATTCGTCGATCGCGCGGCGGCGCTGGATCGCCAGCGCGACGCGCAGCGCCGGCTCGAGCGCAATCCCGACTACATCGCGCAGCAGCGCGGCCTGCAGGCGCTCGCGCGCGGCGACCTGGCCGGCGCCGATCCGCTGCTGACGCGCGCCGCGCGCGCACGCGCGGACGACGCCGACGCGGTCGGCGGGCTCGGCCTGCTGCGCCTGCGCGAAGGGCGGCACGACGAGGCGCGCGCGCTGTTCACGCGCGCCGCGACGCTCGCGACCGACCAGCGCGGCAAATGGCAGGGCCTCGCGCGCACCGCGCAGTTCTGGGGGCTGCTCGCGCAAGGCCGCGCGGCGGCGGCCGCGGGACGTCCGCAGGACGCGGAGCGCGCAGCGCGTGCGGCACTCGCGATGCAGCCGGACAGTCCGGACGCGAAGCTGCAGCTTGCCGATGCGTTGCTCGCGCAGCGCGACTGGGCGCGCGCGGAGCCGTTGCTGCGCGAGCTGCTGGCCGCGCGTTCGCCGAGCCTCGCGGCCGTGCGCGATACGGCCACGCTGTATCAGAACACCAGCCGCGCGGACCGGATCGGCCCGCTGCTCGACGCGCTGCAAGGCCGCGTGACGGGCCGCGACGGCCAGCACGCGCTCGACGGCCTGCGTGCCGACCTGCTCGCGGACCAGGCGCGCGCGCTGGCGGACAAGGGCGAACGCGGGCCCGCCGCGCAGCGCTACGAGGCGGCCGTGCGCGCGGCGCCCGACGCGCCGTGGACGCGCTTCGCGCTCGCGCGCCTCTATCGCGACATGGGGCTGCCGCAACTCGGCCGCACGGTGATGGACGACGGGCTCGCGCAAGGCGCGACGCCCGAGATGCGCTACGCGACCGCGCTGTATCGCAATTCGCTCGACGACGTGGCGGGCGCGCAGGCCGCGCTCGCGCCGGTCGACGACGCGCATCGTACGGACGGGATGCGCGCGCTCGCGCGCAAGCTCGATGCGCAACGCGCGCTGGCCGACGCACGCGATGCGCTCGCGCGCGGCGACCGCACGGCGTTCGCCGCGTCGCTCGCGCAGGCCCAGGCGAGCGCGCCGGACGATCCCGACATGCTCGCCGCGATCGGCGCGCAGTGGATCGACGCGGGCGAACCGGATCGCGGCCTCGCACCGTTGCACGACTGGATCGCCGCTCACCCGCGTGAAGCCGATACGGACGTGCGGCTGCGCTATGGCGACCTGCTCGGCGGCGCGGGGCGCGACGACGCGCTTGCCGCGTGGCTCGACACGCTGCGCCGGGAACCGTCGCTGACGCCCGCGCAGACGGCGCGGATCGAGGACCAGTCGCTGCGGCTCGTGTTGCGGGAGACCGACGATGCGATCGCGCGGCAGGACTACGCGCAGGCGCGCAAGCTGCTCGATCGTGCGAGCCCGGCCGGCCGCGCGGACAAGCGTCATGCGCTCGAACGGGCCGATCTCGAACGCGCGCAAGGCCGTTACGACGCGGCGCGCGATGCGCTCGCGCCGGTCGTCGCGCGCACGCCGGACGATGCCGATACGCAGCTCGCGCTGGCACGCATCGACGAGGACAGCGGCAACCGTGCCGCCGCGCTGGCGCGCGTGCAGGCGGTGCTCGCGCGCACGCCGGACGACGACGTCGACACGCAACTGTCGGCCGTGCGCCGCCTGAACGCGCTGCGCCGCGCGGACGAAGCCGCGCAGGTGACCGACCGGCTGCATGCCGCATATCCGGCGCGCGCCGACGTGACGGTCGCGGCCGGGCGCGTGGCCGAGGCGCAGGGCCGCTATGACGACGCGGCGTCGCTGTACCGGTTGTCGCAGTCGCAGGAGCGCGCGACGGGCGTGAGCCCGGGCCGTGACGGCCTGACGCCCGCGCAGGCCGCGTTCGCGGATCTCGAGCAGCGGCGCAATCCCGAGATCGAGACCGGCTGGACGCCTGCGTACAAATCGGGCGACGAAGGCATCTCTTCGTATCGCGCGCAGCAGGTGCCGATCTACATGCAGATGCCGGTCCGCTACGACGGTCACGTGTTCGCGCAGATCGACACCGTGCATCTCGATCCGGGCACGCTCGATACGAGCAACCCGAATGCGTATTCGCTCAAGACGTTCGGCACGTTCGCGGCGCTCAGGGCGCAGAACGCGCTGACGCCCGCATCGATCGCGAATCCGCCGGGTTCGCTGCACCAGTCGACGACGGGCGTCGCGCTCGGCGCCGGCTATCTGTCGGACGCATGGCGCGTCGACCTCGGCACGTCGCCGCTCGGTTTTCCCGTGCATTACCTCGTCGGCGGCGTGCGCTATCGCTTCGACGCGGGCCCCGCCAGCTTCTCGGTGAACGCGTCGCGGCGGCCGGAAACGAGCAGCGTGCTGTCGTACGCGGGGATGCGCGACCCGTGGACGGGCGCGGTCTGGGGCGGCGTGCGCCGCGACGGCGTGAACCTGCGCGCGTCGGTCGACGTCGGCCGCACGAACCTGTTCGCGGAACTCGGCGCGGGCGTGCTGTCCGGCCGAAACGTCGAGCGCAACGCGGAAGTCACGCTGCGCACGGGCTTCACGGTGCCCGTGTACGAGCGCGCGACGATGAAGGTCAGCACCGGGCTCGTCGGCAACGCGTGGCACTACGCGCAGAACCTGCGCTACTACACGTACGGGCAGGGCGGTTACTACAGCCCGCAGCGCTATCTGTCGCTCGGCGTGCCGATCGAATGGGCGGGGCGGCACGATGCGCTGTCGTGGGACCTGACCGTCACGGGCGGGATCTCGAACAGCTACGAGAAGGATTCGCTGTATTACCCGACGTTCTCGGACCAGCGGGCCGCGCAGGTGGCGGCCGGGTTCGTGTACGCGGGCAGCTCGACGCGCGGCGTGTCGTTCTCGTACGGCGTCAACGGGATCGTCGAGTATCGCGTGAACCCGCACCTGAGCGTCGGCGCGCAGCTGCACGTCGACCGGTCGCACGACTACGCGCCGAGTTCGGCGCTCGTGTACCTGCGCTATGCGTTCGACGCCCGTGCGCAACGCAGCTGGCTCGTCACGCCGACACCCGTGCGGCTTTATTCGGATTACTAG
- the bcsE gene encoding cellulose biosynthesis protein BcsE codes for MNTEIDATRPALGAAGLLGRLRALLGAGPAGGRAGTVSRLAIDGLPDAWTQLEAGGLYAIYAAGGTPACDALVWESARQARTRDVTIVLARDAAHVAEQMRARGFADGAHPAGWPRNLNVLAMPPAPAADPAGGDGAGTGTGATADAPRRAAPGPFARLTGGLRAMKRYGFRARSLYFVEGAQRWFSWDDPIALADEAHALADWCRTRRIALVLLLDPEASRADDAARTDDAPLVRDADRTPRSGFHGICSGVAQLQRTHGELLWIVDFWRAGDTLAAGEVRPLRFAPGGRLSASIDGGATEPANRMKLASDEDRVVVSRAVLDGTNRAPQGWEIVEDNAAVVAACARAQAATAVLAFRSHAQLEALCADVHTLRRQCGGALKIAVVERGEVLRQQFEMLVLSVGASRVIARDLPVSRLQGAVHALRGQLYARPVAADYRAALAAALGDSVLGYLPVGAFCLRIRAVLDRGAVLALPHTLAKIALLPGVSHVDALRHCRPRRAGDVVTADAAHLYVFLFACEPADAEDALARIFDVPVDTLSDRVVCLGQGSIDSELNALKAENRRAPIADYSDLFGAAQPAGASRAPLARTGPGDALPDASEVSGAIDAIDTIVALEAIGATPAAAAADAAAPEPVILAARKRSAIRSAMPLRKEGVA; via the coding sequence GTGAATACGGAAATCGATGCCACCCGTCCCGCGCTCGGCGCCGCCGGCCTGCTGGGCCGTCTGCGTGCGCTGCTGGGCGCGGGGCCGGCCGGCGGTCGCGCCGGCACGGTGAGCCGGCTCGCGATCGACGGCTTGCCCGACGCGTGGACACAGCTGGAAGCCGGCGGCCTGTACGCGATCTACGCGGCCGGCGGTACGCCGGCCTGCGATGCGCTCGTGTGGGAGAGCGCACGGCAGGCGCGCACGCGCGACGTGACGATCGTGCTCGCGCGCGACGCGGCGCACGTTGCCGAGCAGATGCGGGCGCGCGGCTTCGCGGACGGCGCGCATCCGGCCGGCTGGCCGCGCAACCTGAACGTGCTCGCGATGCCGCCCGCGCCCGCGGCCGATCCGGCCGGCGGTGACGGCGCCGGCACCGGCACGGGCGCGACGGCCGACGCACCGCGCCGCGCGGCACCGGGCCCGTTCGCGCGGCTGACCGGCGGCCTACGCGCGATGAAGCGTTACGGCTTTCGCGCACGCTCGCTGTATTTCGTCGAGGGCGCGCAGCGCTGGTTCAGCTGGGACGACCCGATCGCGCTCGCCGACGAGGCGCACGCACTCGCCGACTGGTGCCGCACGCGCCGGATCGCGCTCGTGCTGCTGCTCGATCCCGAAGCGAGCCGCGCGGACGACGCGGCACGCACCGACGATGCACCGCTCGTGCGCGACGCGGATCGCACGCCGCGCAGCGGTTTCCACGGTATCTGCTCGGGCGTCGCGCAGTTGCAGCGCACCCATGGCGAGCTGCTGTGGATCGTCGATTTCTGGCGCGCGGGCGATACGCTCGCGGCCGGCGAGGTACGGCCGCTGCGTTTCGCGCCGGGCGGCCGGCTGTCGGCGAGCATCGACGGCGGCGCGACCGAGCCGGCGAACCGGATGAAGCTCGCGAGCGACGAGGATCGCGTCGTCGTCAGCCGCGCGGTGCTCGACGGCACGAACCGCGCGCCGCAGGGCTGGGAAATCGTCGAGGACAACGCGGCCGTCGTTGCCGCCTGCGCGCGTGCCCAGGCCGCGACCGCGGTGCTCGCGTTCCGTTCGCATGCGCAGCTCGAAGCGCTGTGCGCGGACGTGCACACGCTGCGCCGGCAGTGCGGCGGTGCGCTGAAGATCGCGGTCGTCGAGCGCGGCGAAGTGCTGCGCCAGCAGTTCGAGATGCTCGTGCTGAGCGTCGGCGCGAGCCGCGTCATCGCACGCGACCTGCCGGTATCGCGACTGCAGGGGGCCGTGCACGCACTGCGCGGCCAGCTCTATGCGCGGCCCGTCGCGGCCGACTATCGTGCGGCGCTCGCGGCCGCGCTCGGCGATTCGGTGCTCGGTTATCTGCCGGTCGGCGCGTTCTGCCTGCGGATTCGCGCGGTGCTCGATCGCGGCGCCGTGCTCGCGCTGCCGCACACGCTCGCGAAGATCGCGCTGCTGCCCGGTGTGTCGCACGTCGACGCGCTGCGGCATTGCCGCCCGCGCCGCGCGGGCGACGTCGTGACGGCCGATGCCGCGCACCTGTACGTGTTCCTGTTCGCGTGCGAACCGGCGGACGCGGAGGACGCGCTCGCGCGCATCTTCGACGTGCCGGTCGACACGCTGTCCGACCGCGTCGTGTGTCTCGGGCAGGGCAGCATCGATAGCGAACTCAACGCGCTGAAGGCCGAGAACCGGCGTGCGCCGATCGCCGACTACAGCGATTTGTTCGGGGCCGCGCAGCCGGCGGGCGCCAGTCGCGCCCCGCTCGCGCGCACCGGGCCCGGCGACGCGTTGCCCGACGCGAGCGAAGTGAGCGGTGCGATCGACGCGATCGATACGATTGTCGCGCTCGAGGCGATCGGTGCGACGCCGGCCGCCGCGGCCGCCGATGCTGCGGCGCCGGAACCCGTCATTCTCGCCGCGCGCAAGCGCAGCGCCATCCGCAGCGCGATGCCGCTGCGCAAGGAGGGGGTCGCATGA
- the bcsQ gene encoding cellulose biosynthesis protein BcsQ, with amino-acid sequence MKTIAITSTTGGAGRTTLTAALAVLLARRGRPVVAVEFDAQNLMGATLGLDTLAEHGLAQSVLGGAEPWHAHTWRNADGVLFVPYGQVDAAGAAACDARLAADPAWLSRALDEIALPADGVVLIDTARYPSTQAEQAIRRADLTLVVVPPEPAACATTAARLDALGAGGELHIVVNRLNPARDMQRDALAMLRAVAGPASMLEQRIHVDAAVPEALARGSWIFDDAPYSQASHDLNGVANWVDTWLAARAAVRRGAAR; translated from the coding sequence ATGAAGACGATCGCGATTACGTCGACGACCGGGGGCGCGGGCCGCACGACGCTCACGGCCGCGCTCGCGGTGCTGCTGGCGCGCCGCGGCAGGCCGGTCGTCGCCGTCGAATTCGACGCGCAGAACCTGATGGGCGCGACGCTCGGCCTCGACACGCTGGCCGAGCACGGCCTCGCGCAGAGCGTGCTCGGCGGCGCCGAGCCGTGGCACGCGCACACGTGGCGCAACGCCGATGGCGTGCTGTTCGTGCCTTACGGGCAGGTCGACGCGGCCGGCGCGGCCGCATGCGATGCGCGGCTCGCGGCGGATCCGGCGTGGCTGTCGCGCGCGCTCGACGAGATCGCGTTGCCGGCCGACGGCGTCGTGCTGATCGACACCGCGCGCTATCCGTCGACGCAGGCCGAGCAGGCGATTCGCCGCGCGGACCTGACGCTCGTCGTCGTGCCGCCCGAGCCGGCCGCCTGCGCGACGACGGCCGCGCGGCTCGACGCGCTCGGGGCGGGCGGCGAACTGCACATCGTCGTGAACCGGCTGAATCCGGCGCGCGACATGCAGCGCGACGCGCTCGCGATGCTGCGTGCGGTCGCGGGGCCGGCGTCGATGCTCGAGCAGCGCATCCACGTCGATGCGGCCGTGCCCGAAGCGCTCGCGCGCGGCAGCTGGATCTTCGACGACGCACCGTATTCGCAGGCGTCGCACGACCTGAACGGCGTCGCGAACTGGGTCGATACATGGCTGGCGGCACGCGCCGCCGTTCGCCGCGGAGCAGCGCGATGA
- the bcsA gene encoding UDP-forming cellulose synthase catalytic subunit, whose translation MNARIAPRLRAFGRRTADWIARGIGLPAQRTLVDWLVRLFFHAPPPGRPDHVRRWVRVASLRLAQEWGVLQPLSPREWLWRAIVRAPRAADGRPARDPLAWFDKTVVPVYVAGRAVGRRINALLERLPWVRWGGWLDARANGVGRRRWLAPLLLVAGALLWAAAGMSPLMPGAQFAFFAIVAVLALMLRRLPGHLPTLALASLALLATVRYVWWRTTQTLDFRSPVEAIAGYLLYGAEAYTWMILLLGFVQTAWPLDRPIVPLPDDPDTWPTVDIYIPTYNEPLSVVKPTVFAAQSIDWPSAKLRVYLLDDGRRPEFAAFAAEAGIDYLTRDDNRHAKAGNINRALPKTHGEYIAIFDCDHVPTRSFLQTTMGVFLRDPKCALVQTPHHFFSPDPFERNLGTFREIPNEGNLFYGLVQSGNDLWNATFFCGSCAVLKRSALEEVGGVAVETVTEDAHTALKLHRRGYTSAYLPTVQAAGLATESLAGHVKQRTRWARGMAQIFRIDNPFLGRGLGLIQRICYGNAMLHFFYGIPRLVFLTIPLAYLFFHLYFINASSLALASYVIPYLVLANVANSRMQGRYRHSFWAEVYESVLAWYIALPTTVAFFSPKHGKFNVTDKGGKIDEGYVDWSTSKPYLVLFGLNVLAILAGIWRLVADQGDEASTILITLGWTVYNLAMLGAALAVARETKQVRVTHRIAMRVPATLLLADGSTAACFTSDYSTGGLGLEAVPGLPVAVGDTLTVCVTRGDRPFPFPVRVSRVTPTHVGVSFEELTLEQERQLVQCTFGRADAWLDWHEGQRVDTPLRGLKEVLRIGLDGYVRMWKGAARGLQAMLAPKLDRARD comes from the coding sequence ATGAACGCGCGCATCGCGCCGCGCCTGCGCGCGTTCGGACGCCGCACGGCCGACTGGATCGCGCGCGGCATCGGCTTGCCCGCGCAACGCACGCTGGTCGACTGGCTCGTGCGGTTGTTCTTCCACGCCCCGCCGCCCGGCCGGCCCGATCACGTGCGCCGCTGGGTGCGTGTCGCGTCGCTGCGGCTCGCGCAGGAGTGGGGCGTGCTGCAGCCGCTCAGCCCGCGCGAATGGCTGTGGCGCGCGATCGTGCGGGCGCCGCGCGCGGCCGACGGCCGCCCCGCGCGCGATCCGCTCGCCTGGTTCGACAAGACCGTCGTGCCCGTCTACGTGGCCGGGCGCGCGGTCGGCCGGCGCATCAACGCGTTGCTCGAGCGTCTGCCATGGGTGCGCTGGGGCGGCTGGCTCGATGCGCGCGCGAACGGCGTCGGCCGGCGCCGCTGGCTCGCGCCGCTGCTGCTGGTGGCCGGCGCACTGCTGTGGGCCGCGGCCGGGATGTCGCCGCTGATGCCCGGCGCGCAGTTCGCGTTCTTCGCGATCGTCGCGGTGCTGGCGCTCATGCTGCGCCGCCTGCCGGGCCATCTGCCGACGCTCGCGCTCGCGTCGCTCGCGCTGCTCGCGACGGTGCGCTACGTGTGGTGGCGCACCACGCAGACGCTCGATTTCCGCAGCCCCGTCGAGGCCATCGCGGGCTACCTGCTGTACGGCGCGGAAGCCTATACGTGGATGATCCTGCTGCTCGGCTTCGTGCAGACCGCGTGGCCGCTCGACCGGCCGATCGTGCCGCTGCCCGACGATCCCGACACCTGGCCGACCGTCGACATCTACATCCCGACCTACAACGAGCCGCTGTCGGTCGTGAAGCCGACGGTATTCGCCGCGCAGAGCATCGACTGGCCGAGCGCGAAGCTGCGCGTGTACCTGCTCGACGACGGCCGGCGCCCCGAGTTCGCGGCGTTCGCGGCCGAGGCCGGCATCGACTACCTGACGCGCGACGACAACCGCCACGCGAAGGCAGGCAACATCAACCGCGCGCTGCCGAAGACGCACGGCGAATACATCGCGATCTTCGACTGCGATCACGTGCCGACGCGCTCGTTCCTGCAGACGACGATGGGCGTGTTCCTGCGCGACCCGAAGTGCGCGCTGGTGCAGACGCCGCACCATTTCTTCTCGCCCGATCCGTTCGAGCGCAACCTCGGCACGTTCCGCGAGATCCCGAACGAGGGCAACCTGTTCTACGGCCTGGTGCAGTCGGGCAACGACCTGTGGAACGCGACGTTCTTCTGCGGCTCGTGCGCGGTGCTCAAGCGCAGCGCGCTGGAAGAGGTGGGCGGCGTCGCGGTCGAGACCGTGACCGAGGATGCGCACACGGCGCTCAAGCTGCACCGGCGCGGCTATACGTCGGCGTACCTGCCGACCGTGCAGGCGGCCGGCCTCGCGACCGAAAGCCTCGCGGGCCACGTGAAGCAGCGCACGCGCTGGGCGCGCGGGATGGCGCAGATCTTCCGCATCGACAACCCGTTCCTCGGGCGCGGGCTCGGCCTGATCCAGCGGATCTGCTACGGCAACGCGATGCTGCACTTCTTCTACGGGATTCCGCGGCTCGTGTTCCTGACGATCCCGCTCGCGTACCTGTTCTTCCACCTGTACTTCATCAACGCGTCGTCGCTCGCGCTCGCGAGCTACGTGATCCCGTACCTGGTGCTCGCGAACGTCGCGAACTCGCGGATGCAGGGGCGCTACCGCCATTCGTTCTGGGCCGAGGTCTACGAGTCGGTGCTCGCGTGGTACATCGCGCTGCCGACCACCGTCGCGTTCTTCAGCCCGAAGCACGGCAAGTTCAACGTGACCGACAAGGGCGGCAAGATCGACGAAGGCTACGTCGACTGGTCGACGTCGAAGCCGTATCTCGTGCTGTTCGGGCTGAACGTGCTCGCGATCCTCGCCGGCATCTGGCGGCTCGTGGCCGACCAGGGCGACGAGGCGTCGACGATCCTGATCACGCTCGGCTGGACCGTGTACAACCTCGCGATGCTCGGCGCCGCGCTCGCCGTCGCGCGCGAGACCAAACAGGTGCGCGTCACGCACCGGATCGCGATGCGCGTGCCGGCCACGCTGCTGCTCGCCGACGGCTCGACGGCCGCATGCTTCACGAGCGACTACTCGACGGGCGGCCTCGGTCTCGAAGCGGTGCCGGGGCTCCCGGTCGCCGTCGGCGACACGCTGACGGTGTGCGTGACGCGCGGCGACCGGCCGTTCCCGTTCCCGGTGCGCGTGAGCCGCGTGACGCCGACCCATGTCGGCGTGAGCTTCGAGGAACTGACGCTCGAACAGGAGCGCCAGCTCGTGCAATGCACGTTCGGGCGCGCGGACGCGTGGCTCGACTGGCACGAAGGCCAGCGCGTCGACACGCCGCTCCGCGGGCTGAAGGAAGTGCTGCGCATCGGCCTGGACGGCTATGTACGGATGTGGAAGGGTGCGGCGCGCGGCCTGCAGGCCATGCTGGCGCCGAAACTCGATCGGGCGCGCGACTGA
- the bcsG gene encoding cellulose biosynthesis protein BcsG yields MTFWNLYFILKFALFATGHLQPFWLANLAFAVALAMSAPIRRRAWRIVRQVVAIAIAVPLLARELHAPPLARLAEAAREVSTFRFDYWMELLPRLLPPVLVLTVAGVLIVYFIVNRWLRVATFVLAVLVVMPLWQAGSGLMARVVAPLPQQANAAGTTLAGQPEDHNAALATFRTQESQRQVAFGHLGSDPAAQFDVIVLHICSLSWDDLDAAKARNHPMLSHFDYLFSNFSTAASYSGPAAIRVLRASCGQEAHADLYKPAPQQCHLFSQLASAGYSVQSLLNHDGHFDNFLQVIHDNIGVADAPMISNAAAPVAMHAFDGSAIKDDYTTLANWYAQRASVQGPVALYYNTISLHDGNRIVGSSLTSIDSYPQRVTKMMNDFDRLADLIAQSGRRAVIVFVPEHGAALRGDKYQVAGLREIPTPRIVHGPVGVRLVGFAGNHGATTVIDQPTSFLALAQLLSNLVSNSPFKPGTTLAQYAADLPRTRMVGENEGTVTMQTAEGYSVKTPDGVWIDEQ; encoded by the coding sequence ATGACGTTCTGGAATCTGTATTTCATCCTGAAGTTCGCGCTGTTCGCGACCGGGCACCTGCAGCCGTTCTGGCTCGCGAACCTCGCGTTCGCGGTGGCGCTCGCGATGAGCGCGCCGATCCGGCGGCGTGCGTGGCGCATCGTCCGGCAGGTCGTCGCGATCGCGATCGCGGTGCCGCTGCTCGCGCGCGAGCTGCATGCGCCGCCGCTTGCCCGTCTCGCCGAGGCCGCGCGGGAAGTCAGCACGTTCCGCTTCGACTACTGGATGGAGCTGCTGCCGCGCCTGCTGCCGCCAGTGCTGGTGCTGACGGTGGCCGGTGTGCTGATCGTCTACTTCATCGTCAACCGCTGGCTGCGCGTCGCGACCTTCGTGCTGGCCGTGCTGGTCGTGATGCCGCTGTGGCAGGCCGGCAGCGGGCTGATGGCGCGCGTCGTCGCGCCGCTTCCGCAGCAGGCGAACGCGGCGGGCACGACGCTCGCCGGCCAGCCCGAGGACCACAACGCCGCGCTCGCGACGTTCCGCACGCAGGAGTCGCAGCGACAGGTCGCGTTCGGCCACCTCGGCAGCGATCCGGCCGCACAGTTCGACGTGATCGTGCTGCACATCTGCTCGCTGTCGTGGGACGACCTCGATGCCGCGAAGGCGCGCAACCATCCGATGCTGAGCCATTTCGACTACCTGTTCTCGAACTTCAGCACGGCCGCGAGCTACAGCGGCCCGGCGGCGATCCGCGTGCTGCGCGCGAGCTGCGGGCAGGAAGCGCACGCCGACCTGTACAAACCCGCGCCGCAGCAGTGCCACCTGTTCTCGCAACTGGCGAGCGCCGGTTACTCGGTGCAGTCGCTGCTGAACCACGACGGCCACTTCGACAATTTCCTGCAGGTGATCCACGACAACATCGGCGTGGCCGACGCGCCGATGATCTCGAACGCGGCCGCGCCCGTTGCGATGCACGCGTTCGACGGCTCGGCGATCAAGGACGACTACACGACGCTCGCGAACTGGTATGCGCAGCGCGCGTCGGTGCAAGGCCCGGTCGCGCTGTACTACAACACGATCAGCCTGCACGACGGCAACCGGATCGTCGGCAGTTCGCTGACGAGCATCGACTCGTATCCGCAGCGCGTGACGAAGATGATGAACGACTTCGACCGCCTCGCCGACCTGATCGCGCAATCCGGCCGCCGTGCGGTGATCGTGTTCGTGCCCGAGCACGGCGCCGCGCTGCGCGGCGACAAGTACCAGGTCGCGGGCCTGCGCGAGATCCCGACGCCGCGCATCGTGCACGGGCCGGTGGGCGTGCGGCTCGTCGGCTTTGCCGGCAATCACGGCGCGACGACCGTGATCGACCAGCCGACCAGCTTCCTCGCGCTCGCGCAACTGCTGTCGAACCTCGTGTCGAACAGCCCGTTCAAGCCGGGCACGACGCTCGCGCAATACGCGGCCGACCTGCCGCGCACGCGGATGGTCGGCGAGAACGAGGGCACGGTGACGATGCAGACGGCCGAGGGTTACTCGGTGAAAACTCCGGATGGCGTATGGATCGACGAACAGTAA